A genomic segment from Spinacia oleracea cultivar Varoflay chromosome 3, BTI_SOV_V1, whole genome shotgun sequence encodes:
- the LOC110794102 gene encoding uncharacterized protein isoform X1, with the protein MPRTKIANKREVLQEDEEIHYPDSDEYVYDDDEDDAYVDDEDEDEDGNGDEDDEADDEDDEADEVDEAHVKPAGKGKKKLGVMEKKVKVKAEMLEIKAKGKKARIKAEVDADVPVESDNDVQILDGGCSTSNMITQCRPNSLSTVMQKFTTNQIKAVSEIRFGWLFSLPKQTSKLDITLFPSLIDHFDPVSWLFKIEAVKEFIFTSSDVHDVFLLPLHSHKTIVDNNTRTKDVGLKNQWREYFQVKKNVTIPLHQLEIKMGELVDSGEMFKRIFVMFAFSVFLAPIANRTADLGLVKVLEDVDEIKNLDWCGYVHEILCRAIRKYKTSGCQGKVGGCLWVLQVVYFHRLQFRGIAESCSLPLMKHWSGTKIYERLVLEKDSTCFGSGILNTVTYLVCQKLGFEDGFAKICTRDKDGTCNIGAANDDENHIRFIIPDGQLSNSVIQSIASDEIHAEFLKMKRNLDIVSNFHLKQLEAKLAVICRSSPSLPDDDLDPKYYAMMQELAEIVLSVQSIPGGLANVACDAIPVATPQNVSPNEKIQEVLHQLNVNEIGNETAVQCDEPPIVDAITDPTQQTNAGPTLEVDIQPDLSEQPIAPLPSVSPLPSVSPLPSHKTTSKELKVYDPTIGYHSIIHSSSVMARLKLEFHVVRLMLNHSLLEISCVFTRGT; encoded by the exons ATGCCGAGAACTAAAATTGCTAATAAGAGGGAGGTTTTACAAGAAGATGAGGAGATACATTATCCAGATTCAGATGAATATgtatatgatgatgatgaagatgatgcTTATGTAGatgatgaggatgaggatgaggacGGTAATGGTGATGAGGATGATGAGGCTGATGATGAGGATGATGAGGCTGATGAGGTTGATGAGGCTCATGTTAAACCGGCAGGCaaagggaagaagaagctgGGAGTCATGGAGAAGAAAGTAAAGGTTAAGGCTGAGATGCTTGAAATAAAAGCCAAAGGGAAGAAGGCAAGGATTAAGGCTGAGGTGGATGCTGATGTTCCTGTTGAATCTGATAATGATGTCCAGAT CTTGGATGGGGGTTGCAGTACTTCAAACATGATTACCCAATGTAGACCAAATTCTTTGTCAACTGTCATGCAAAAATTCACTACAAATCAAATTAAGGCTGTTTCGGAAATTAGATTCGGGTGGTTGTTTTCTTTACCTAAACAAACTTCTAAGTTAGATATAACATTATTTCCCTCGTTGATTGATCATTTTGATCCGGTTAGTTGGTTATTTAAAATAGAAGCTGTAAAGGAATTCATATTTACTTCATCTGATGTGCATGATGTGTTTCTTCTCCCATTACATTCTCACAAGACTATTGTAGACAACAACACTAGGACTAAGGATGTAGGTTTGAAAAATCAATGGAGAGAATACTTtcaagttaaaaaaaatgtaaccATTCCACTGCATCAGTTGGAGATTAAGATGGGTGAATTAGTGGATAGTGGAGAAATGTTCAAGCGAATATTTGTGATGTTTGCATTCTCTGTTTTCTTAGCTCCTATAGCTAATAGGACTGCTGATTTgggtttagttaaagttcttgaGGATGTAGATGAAATAAAGAATCTTGACTGGTGTGGATATGTCCATGAGATACTTTGTCGAGCTATTAGGAAGTATAAAACTTCAGGCTGCCAGGGTAAAGTTGGTGGTTGTTTATGGGTTTTACAAGTTGTCTATTTTCATCGCCTTCAATTCAGGGGCATTGCAGAGAGTTGTAGTCTTCCGTTGATGAAGCATTGGTCTGGTACCAAAATCTACGAAAGGCTTGTTTTGGAAAAGGATTCAACTTGCTTTGGTAGTGGTATATTAAATACTGTGACCTACCTTGTTTGTCAAAAGTTGGGTTTTGAAGATGGTTTTGCCAAGATTTGTACTAGGGATAAAGATGGAACATGCAATATTGGTGCCGCTAATGATGATGAGAACCATATACGGTTCATCATTCCTGATGGTCAATTGTCAAATTCAGTAATTCAATCAATTGCATCTGAT GAAATCCATGCGGAGTTTTTGAAAATGAAGAGGAATTTGGACATTGTTTCAAATTTCCATTTGAAACAACTTGAAGCTAAATTAGCAGTGATATGCCGCTCATCTCCATCGTTGCCtgatgatgatttggatccaAAGTATTATGCCATGATGCAAGAATTGGCTGAGATTGTACTTTCAGTTCAGTCTATACCTGGAGGTTTGGCGAATGTAGCTTGTGATGCAATACCTGTTGCTACACCTCAGAATGTTAGTCCAAATGAAAAGATTCAAGAAGTTCTTCATCAACTAAATGTCAACGAAATTGGCAACGAGACTGCTGTACAGTGTGACGAACCTCCTATTGTTGATGCTATCACTGATCCAACTCAGCAGACCAATGCAG GCCCAACTCTGGAGGTTGATATACAGCCAGACTTATCTGAGCAGCCGATTGCACCTCTTCCAAGTGTTTCCCCTCTTCCAAGTGTTTCCCCTCTTCCAAGTCATAAAACTACTTCAAAAGAATTAAAAGTTTACGATCCAACCATCGGTTATCATTCCATTATTCACTCTTCTTCTGTAATGGCAAGGCTAAAGTTGGAATTCCATGTGGTAAGGTTAATGTTGAACCATTCCTTGTTGGAAATTTCATGCGTTTTTACAAGAGGGACATGA
- the LOC110794102 gene encoding uncharacterized protein isoform X2: MITQCRPNSLSTVMQKFTTNQIKAVSEIRFGWLFSLPKQTSKLDITLFPSLIDHFDPVSWLFKIEAVKEFIFTSSDVHDVFLLPLHSHKTIVDNNTRTKDVGLKNQWREYFQVKKNVTIPLHQLEIKMGELVDSGEMFKRIFVMFAFSVFLAPIANRTADLGLVKVLEDVDEIKNLDWCGYVHEILCRAIRKYKTSGCQGKVGGCLWVLQVVYFHRLQFRGIAESCSLPLMKHWSGTKIYERLVLEKDSTCFGSGILNTVTYLVCQKLGFEDGFAKICTRDKDGTCNIGAANDDENHIRFIIPDGQLSNSVIQSIASDEIHAEFLKMKRNLDIVSNFHLKQLEAKLAVICRSSPSLPDDDLDPKYYAMMQELAEIVLSVQSIPGGLANVACDAIPVATPQNVSPNEKIQEVLHQLNVNEIGNETAVQCDEPPIVDAITDPTQQTNAGPTLEVDIQPDLSEQPIAPLPSVSPLPSVSPLPSHKTTSKELKVYDPTIGYHSIIHSSSVMARLKLEFHVVRLMLNHSLLEISCVFTRGT; encoded by the exons ATGATTACCCAATGTAGACCAAATTCTTTGTCAACTGTCATGCAAAAATTCACTACAAATCAAATTAAGGCTGTTTCGGAAATTAGATTCGGGTGGTTGTTTTCTTTACCTAAACAAACTTCTAAGTTAGATATAACATTATTTCCCTCGTTGATTGATCATTTTGATCCGGTTAGTTGGTTATTTAAAATAGAAGCTGTAAAGGAATTCATATTTACTTCATCTGATGTGCATGATGTGTTTCTTCTCCCATTACATTCTCACAAGACTATTGTAGACAACAACACTAGGACTAAGGATGTAGGTTTGAAAAATCAATGGAGAGAATACTTtcaagttaaaaaaaatgtaaccATTCCACTGCATCAGTTGGAGATTAAGATGGGTGAATTAGTGGATAGTGGAGAAATGTTCAAGCGAATATTTGTGATGTTTGCATTCTCTGTTTTCTTAGCTCCTATAGCTAATAGGACTGCTGATTTgggtttagttaaagttcttgaGGATGTAGATGAAATAAAGAATCTTGACTGGTGTGGATATGTCCATGAGATACTTTGTCGAGCTATTAGGAAGTATAAAACTTCAGGCTGCCAGGGTAAAGTTGGTGGTTGTTTATGGGTTTTACAAGTTGTCTATTTTCATCGCCTTCAATTCAGGGGCATTGCAGAGAGTTGTAGTCTTCCGTTGATGAAGCATTGGTCTGGTACCAAAATCTACGAAAGGCTTGTTTTGGAAAAGGATTCAACTTGCTTTGGTAGTGGTATATTAAATACTGTGACCTACCTTGTTTGTCAAAAGTTGGGTTTTGAAGATGGTTTTGCCAAGATTTGTACTAGGGATAAAGATGGAACATGCAATATTGGTGCCGCTAATGATGATGAGAACCATATACGGTTCATCATTCCTGATGGTCAATTGTCAAATTCAGTAATTCAATCAATTGCATCTGAT GAAATCCATGCGGAGTTTTTGAAAATGAAGAGGAATTTGGACATTGTTTCAAATTTCCATTTGAAACAACTTGAAGCTAAATTAGCAGTGATATGCCGCTCATCTCCATCGTTGCCtgatgatgatttggatccaAAGTATTATGCCATGATGCAAGAATTGGCTGAGATTGTACTTTCAGTTCAGTCTATACCTGGAGGTTTGGCGAATGTAGCTTGTGATGCAATACCTGTTGCTACACCTCAGAATGTTAGTCCAAATGAAAAGATTCAAGAAGTTCTTCATCAACTAAATGTCAACGAAATTGGCAACGAGACTGCTGTACAGTGTGACGAACCTCCTATTGTTGATGCTATCACTGATCCAACTCAGCAGACCAATGCAG GCCCAACTCTGGAGGTTGATATACAGCCAGACTTATCTGAGCAGCCGATTGCACCTCTTCCAAGTGTTTCCCCTCTTCCAAGTGTTTCCCCTCTTCCAAGTCATAAAACTACTTCAAAAGAATTAAAAGTTTACGATCCAACCATCGGTTATCATTCCATTATTCACTCTTCTTCTGTAATGGCAAGGCTAAAGTTGGAATTCCATGTGGTAAGGTTAATGTTGAACCATTCCTTGTTGGAAATTTCATGCGTTTTTACAAGAGGGACATGA